Proteins encoded in a region of the Paenibacillus pedocola genome:
- a CDS encoding 5'-3' exonuclease, with the protein MTDINKRVMLVDGMALLFRAFYATASSGYIRKTKAGLPTNAVYGFLQYFFDAVNTFNPTHVICCWDMGSSTFRTENYSQYKQNRSEAPLELRPQFDIVKEVVKEMGVPNIGLVGYEADDCIGTLSNILQNDSEVYILTGDHDMLQLITEQVKVVIMNKGRSNYTLYDLDTLFATKQLTPLQIIDLKAFMGDTSDNYPGVKGIGEKTALKLIGEFKTIEGCLECLEMLPKSIKKKIEDNLDMLHLSRDLARIRLDVPIECRLEECLWDLRHEAATRKFEELEFGGLVKLLGEAEIKNALKA; encoded by the coding sequence TTGACAGATATAAATAAAAGAGTGATGCTTGTTGATGGAATGGCTCTGCTTTTTAGAGCGTTTTATGCAACTGCATCTTCAGGATATATAAGAAAAACTAAGGCAGGATTGCCTACAAATGCGGTGTATGGATTTCTGCAATATTTTTTCGATGCAGTTAATACTTTTAATCCTACGCATGTTATTTGTTGCTGGGATATGGGCAGCAGCACTTTTCGAACTGAAAACTATAGCCAGTACAAACAAAATCGTTCGGAAGCTCCGCTTGAATTAAGACCACAATTCGATATAGTTAAAGAAGTGGTCAAAGAAATGGGAGTTCCTAATATTGGTCTAGTTGGGTATGAAGCTGATGATTGCATAGGGACACTATCTAATATACTTCAGAACGATTCGGAAGTGTATATATTGACTGGTGACCACGACATGCTTCAGCTGATTACTGAACAAGTTAAAGTTGTAATTATGAATAAAGGAAGATCCAATTACACGTTATATGATTTAGATACCCTGTTTGCAACTAAGCAATTGACTCCGTTACAAATTATTGATTTGAAAGCATTTATGGGGGACACCTCGGATAATTATCCTGGAGTTAAGGGTATTGGTGAAAAAACGGCACTTAAATTAATTGGTGAGTTCAAAACCATTGAGGGATGTCTCGAATGTCTTGAAATGCTGCCTAAAAGTATTAAAAAGAAAATTGAAGATAATTTAGATATGTTACACCTCTCAAGAGACTTAGCGCGAATTCGTTTGGATGTACCTATAGAGTGTAGGTTAGAAGAGTGCCTATGGGATTTACGCCATGAGGCAGCTACAAGGAAATTCGAAGAGCTGGAATTTGGCGGTCTTGTTAAATTACTAGGTGAAGCAGAAATTAAAAATGCTTTAAAAGCATAA
- a CDS encoding ABC-three component system protein, whose amino-acid sequence MSNSQNNNEEKEINLSNTHVPDKVYAYSLQVRHVLYELLSCSGNDVVSIEVLEDVAIEREDGTTDAIQLKSVLSKNNPLTDRSADFWKTLFNWLIAVKDKELQTENTTFKLFVAANRKGNISSLYHDANTLEDAEDIWETSRREFYDAQGNELELGSKYSLYVRHFFSAENKSFATKIIEKFKVQTIETTHTAFIFNSFCQKATIHDDIMENVFDSMLGWIDRKTAEQIEAGKAMAITYKEYKAQLVAITRHFNQNLSLRELAPRPTDQQIQHEYNAFRRYIDQLNLVECDYDEKLEAISDYLRASTNRTLWAKRGDISEVSILNFQEDLIKKWKTKKNIINLTSTNLTAEGQGKLLYLQCKDDSISIDNLAAPSFFTPGCYHSLSDILKIGWHPTYNQLLKTGSENNESAE is encoded by the coding sequence GTGAGTAACAGTCAAAATAATAATGAAGAAAAAGAAATAAATCTATCAAATACCCATGTCCCAGACAAAGTATATGCTTATTCGCTTCAGGTAAGACATGTGCTCTATGAGTTATTAAGTTGTTCTGGTAATGATGTTGTAAGTATTGAGGTATTGGAGGACGTAGCCATTGAAAGAGAGGATGGTACAACCGATGCAATTCAATTAAAAAGTGTCCTCTCAAAAAACAATCCTTTGACAGATCGCTCTGCTGACTTTTGGAAAACGCTTTTTAATTGGCTAATTGCGGTTAAAGATAAAGAGCTTCAAACTGAGAATACTACCTTTAAACTATTCGTTGCTGCAAATAGAAAAGGAAATATCTCAAGTTTGTATCATGATGCTAATACTTTAGAAGACGCTGAGGATATTTGGGAAACATCAAGACGGGAGTTCTACGATGCTCAAGGTAATGAATTAGAACTTGGAAGCAAATACTCACTATATGTTCGACATTTTTTTAGTGCTGAAAATAAATCATTTGCCACAAAAATTATCGAGAAATTCAAAGTACAGACAATTGAAACCACCCATACAGCCTTTATTTTCAACTCTTTTTGTCAAAAGGCCACCATTCATGATGACATTATGGAGAATGTATTCGATTCTATGCTCGGTTGGATAGATAGAAAAACTGCAGAGCAAATAGAAGCAGGCAAAGCAATGGCAATTACATACAAAGAATATAAGGCGCAACTTGTAGCCATCACAAGACATTTCAATCAAAATTTGAGTCTCAGAGAACTAGCACCTCGCCCTACTGATCAACAAATTCAACATGAATATAATGCATTCCGAAGATATATTGATCAACTTAATCTGGTTGAATGCGATTATGATGAAAAATTAGAAGCAATTAGTGATTATTTAAGAGCATCTACAAATAGGACACTGTGGGCTAAACGAGGAGACATTAGCGAAGTTAGCATTTTGAATTTCCAAGAAGATTTAATAAAGAAATGGAAAACTAAAAAAAACATTATAAATTTAACATCAACTAACCTCACAGCTGAAGGTCAAGGTAAATTACTTTATTTGCAGTGTAAAGATGATTCAATTAGTATTGATAATCTTGCTGCACCTAGTTTTTTCACACCGGGATGTTATCATTCACTTTCTGATATTTTGAAGATTGGTTGGCATCCCACCTACAATCAATTACTCAAGACTGGAAGTGAAAATAATGAGTCAGCTGAATAA
- a CDS encoding DUF4238 domain-containing protein, with amino-acid sequence MVKQFSAKQHVIPASYIGNFSENIYTPTRKSVVLVKRDEKELYSTQAENIGMKKNIYTINSEGLGPKDYIDKTWEYVETNLPKAISLLAKHTDSYYFDAIIWSTVIVPFISQLFIREMEYSVYLEERAPWLKDILEFDKSKLKDNSNINRLIDYQINCGLLVDAEWKLIHNSTNIPLITNDRGYGVFDARHSGGPMGYIIPINKKMLIMIAKKRLEIETTSVYGTKDTPEVVFPQGKIFDERIVRGFNGSMASCARSEIYGAEEQVIMDAWSSRELKFKINIGGPTLIQQKHLSDMDMITYFGEFLDLLPLSAEMRKGAFGGKEVYILEGKDGKKIKALGFKDL; translated from the coding sequence ATGGTGAAACAATTTTCAGCTAAACAACATGTTATTCCTGCAAGTTACATTGGGAATTTTTCTGAAAATATTTATACTCCAACCCGGAAGAGTGTTGTACTAGTAAAAAGAGATGAAAAAGAATTATATAGTACTCAGGCAGAAAACATAGGAATGAAGAAAAATATATATACAATTAATTCTGAAGGACTTGGTCCAAAAGATTATATAGATAAAACATGGGAATATGTTGAGACAAATCTTCCTAAGGCAATTAGTCTTCTCGCTAAGCACACAGACTCTTACTATTTTGATGCAATAATTTGGAGTACAGTTATAGTACCATTTATCTCACAATTATTTATTAGAGAAATGGAGTACTCTGTTTATCTGGAAGAAAGAGCTCCTTGGTTAAAGGATATTCTAGAATTTGATAAATCCAAATTAAAAGACAATTCCAATATTAATAGGCTAATTGATTATCAAATTAATTGTGGCTTGTTGGTGGATGCAGAATGGAAACTGATTCATAATAGTACTAATATTCCTTTAATTACAAATGACCGGGGATATGGTGTATTTGATGCAAGACATAGTGGTGGACCCATGGGATATATTATTCCAATTAATAAAAAAATGTTGATAATGATTGCTAAAAAACGATTGGAAATCGAAACAACGAGTGTTTATGGAACGAAAGATACTCCGGAGGTAGTTTTCCCACAGGGAAAAATATTCGACGAGAGAATTGTTAGAGGCTTTAATGGCAGCATGGCAAGCTGTGCGAGAAGTGAGATCTATGGCGCAGAGGAACAAGTTATAATGGATGCTTGGAGCTCTAGAGAATTGAAATTCAAAATTAATATAGGGGGACCCACTCTTATACAACAAAAGCATTTGAGTGATATGGATATGATTACTTATTTTGGTGAATTCCTTGATTTGCTTCCGTTATCAGCTGAAATGAGAAAAGGGGCTTTTGGAGGAAAAGAAGTATATATCTTAGAAGGAAAAGACGGAAAAAAGATAAAAGCATTAGGTTTTAAAGATTTATAA
- a CDS encoding three component ABC system middle component — MSQLNKEIQYVQNPAFGAYIIWNFVRGYYSNNSSFVPFPLLFVVLPIIFREDLVEQINGTQKASGLRQFSNKFLSTKILKNDVISQVHVSSSNMKNLTLTSIRVSIYASLISLDYENALVFPISTTERKNEPKNILKLGKASEKLGYWCSQLTLHEVSQIMKVRF, encoded by the coding sequence ATGAGTCAGCTGAATAAAGAAATTCAATATGTTCAAAATCCCGCTTTCGGAGCCTATATTATCTGGAATTTTGTACGAGGTTATTATAGTAATAATTCTTCATTTGTGCCTTTTCCTTTATTATTCGTTGTGCTTCCAATAATTTTCCGGGAGGATTTGGTTGAACAAATTAACGGAACTCAAAAAGCATCTGGATTAAGACAGTTTTCCAATAAATTTCTTTCCACAAAAATACTAAAAAATGATGTTATATCTCAGGTGCATGTTAGTAGTTCAAATATGAAAAACCTCACTTTGACTTCTATTAGAGTAAGTATCTATGCCTCTTTAATATCCTTGGATTACGAAAATGCTCTTGTCTTTCCAATTTCAACAACCGAGCGCAAAAACGAGCCTAAAAATATTCTCAAGCTAGGAAAAGCCTCTGAAAAACTAGGTTATTGGTGTTCTCAACTAACCTTACATGAAGTCTCTCAGATAATGAAAGTGAGGTTTTAA
- a CDS encoding DUF3732 domain-containing protein, with protein MNFQIKKLILWPKKSDLKPKEIEFELGKINIITGASRTGKSAIVPIIDYCLASGSCHIPVKTIRNACSWFGIIIQTNDKQILLARREPGLNKSTDEMFVLEGEQVTVPPTPHKNTTRDSVKKYLDEQASLSFLEIESDTTNNYFGRPSFRDLMAFCFQPQNIVANADTLFYKADTTDHRTKLINIFPYILGAVTPDLLAKRQEINVLLRELRRKEKDLSKLKDVAEKWKIEISGWLSAAEELGLVEVRNNLGVLSFDEQLEILSSISEKKASDSSILNRNIQASSREIVALRREESEISLKLSSFKNRYTEMSQLMDSIEDYRESLTIQIERLNISKWLRSLTEDEDSCPIFGFSENHPKDQISKFYNSLTQLEEESGYTNKIPAAFEREYESVKTEIDKLSEQLTAVQKRIRIQSSIRNSSADEKYTMENISRFLGQVQYASETFETLGSDSQLSLAIANLNERLGVLRAQVNENAIIQRVKAALRTIEGYTIKLLPLLDSERPNDPVKIDYENLTVIVTGTDGRDDYLWEIGSGSNWLAYHISVTLAFQLFFNKQNHSPVPNFIVYDQPSQVYFPQKLAAKENEKDLDPKLNNDEDQIAVKKIFKTLSQALSDSKNAFQVIVLEHADKSIYGGIEGVHEVCEWRGENEKLIPLEWIN; from the coding sequence ATGAATTTCCAAATAAAAAAGTTAATTCTTTGGCCTAAAAAAAGTGACCTCAAGCCAAAAGAAATTGAATTCGAATTAGGAAAAATCAATATTATTACCGGCGCCTCTCGTACAGGTAAATCTGCAATAGTTCCAATCATCGATTATTGTCTTGCCTCTGGTTCTTGTCATATTCCTGTTAAAACGATAAGAAATGCTTGCAGTTGGTTTGGTATAATCATTCAAACGAATGATAAACAAATCCTACTTGCCCGACGCGAACCAGGTCTTAATAAATCAACAGATGAAATGTTTGTTTTAGAAGGTGAACAAGTTACTGTTCCGCCTACCCCACATAAAAATACTACAAGAGATTCTGTGAAAAAATATCTGGATGAGCAAGCATCACTTTCATTTCTTGAAATTGAGTCAGATACAACTAACAATTATTTTGGACGCCCATCCTTTAGAGATTTAATGGCCTTCTGTTTTCAGCCGCAAAATATTGTTGCAAATGCTGATACCTTATTTTATAAGGCAGACACTACAGATCACAGAACAAAACTAATTAATATCTTCCCATACATATTAGGAGCTGTAACTCCAGATCTTTTAGCAAAACGTCAAGAAATCAATGTTCTCTTAAGAGAGCTACGACGTAAAGAAAAAGATCTCAGTAAGTTAAAGGATGTTGCAGAAAAATGGAAAATTGAAATCAGCGGTTGGCTATCGGCAGCAGAGGAACTTGGACTTGTAGAAGTTAGAAATAATTTGGGAGTGTTAAGCTTCGATGAACAACTTGAGATCCTTTCTTCAATTTCAGAAAAGAAAGCTTCAGACTCTTCAATATTGAATAGAAATATACAAGCTTCTTCACGAGAAATTGTTGCATTACGAAGAGAAGAAAGTGAGATTTCCCTCAAACTGTCTTCCTTCAAAAATAGGTATACTGAAATGAGTCAATTAATGGATAGTATAGAAGATTACAGAGAATCCTTAACAATACAAATTGAACGGCTTAATATTTCAAAATGGCTTAGAAGCTTGACTGAAGATGAAGATAGTTGTCCTATTTTTGGATTTTCAGAAAATCATCCTAAGGATCAAATCAGCAAGTTTTATAATAGTCTAACTCAACTTGAAGAAGAATCTGGCTATACGAATAAAATCCCTGCTGCTTTTGAACGTGAATATGAAAGTGTAAAAACAGAAATAGATAAACTTTCAGAACAACTTACAGCAGTTCAAAAGCGAATAAGAATACAAAGTAGCATAAGAAATTCTTCAGCCGATGAAAAATATACCATGGAAAACATATCGAGATTTCTCGGCCAAGTTCAATACGCTAGTGAAACATTTGAAACACTCGGTTCTGACAGCCAGCTTTCGTTAGCGATTGCTAATTTGAACGAACGTCTTGGGGTTCTGAGAGCTCAAGTAAATGAAAATGCAATAATTCAGAGAGTGAAAGCTGCATTAAGAACAATAGAGGGATATACAATTAAATTACTCCCTCTCCTAGACTCAGAAAGACCAAATGATCCCGTAAAAATCGATTACGAAAACTTAACTGTGATTGTAACCGGTACAGATGGACGTGATGATTACTTATGGGAAATTGGTAGCGGCTCTAACTGGCTAGCATACCATATATCAGTTACTCTCGCGTTTCAACTTTTCTTTAATAAACAAAACCATTCACCTGTTCCAAATTTCATCGTGTATGACCAACCCAGTCAAGTATATTTCCCTCAAAAATTGGCTGCCAAAGAAAATGAAAAGGATTTAGATCCTAAACTTAATAATGATGAGGACCAAATAGCGGTTAAAAAAATCTTCAAGACCTTGTCACAGGCTCTCTCAGACTCAAAGAATGCTTTTCAGGTAATTGTATTAGAGCATGCAGATAAGAGTATCTATGGAGGCATAGAGGGAGTTCATGAAGTCTGTGAATGGCGTGGAGAGAATGAAAAATTAATACCATTGGAATGGATAAATTAA